The following are encoded together in the Rana temporaria chromosome 12, aRanTem1.1, whole genome shotgun sequence genome:
- the RHBDL3 gene encoding rhomboid-related protein 3 — protein MGTWHWLTNPVLCPQMDAGSSGYISTKQFWTLLRKHGAELDPHKLDVLLALANRNSDGRIRYRDVVNLMSSKRSNSFRRAILQGNRRLCNTALIEESGLSLAQRLIRHVAYEVLPREIDRKWFYDNYTGCPPPWFMIAITIVEVAIFVYYGLVLDRFVLQVNHPQYLKNPLMYHPQLRSQAWRYLSYIFMHAGIEHLGVNVALQLLVGVPLEMVHGTLRIGFLYFAGVLAGSLAVSLADMTAPVVGSSGGVYAIISAHLANIVMNWSGMKCQLKFLRMSFALICMSLEFGRAVWLRFYPSAYPPCPHPSFVAHLGGVLVGITLGVVVLRNFEQRLQDQSLWWIFLSSYIMFVAFAVLWNVFAFSMSGLRLPPLP, from the exons ATGGGTACTTGGCATTGGCTGACTAACCCCGTCTTGTGCCCCCAGATGGATGCCGGTAGCAGCGGCTATATCAGCACAAAGCAGTTCTGGACTCTTCTGCGGAAGCATGGCGCAGAGCTGGACCCTCACAAGCTGGATGTCCTGCTGGCCCTGGCAAACCGCAACTCTGACGGGCGAATCCGCTACCGGGATGTGGTGAACCTG ATGAGCAGTAAGCGATCGAATAGCTTCCGCCGTGCGATCCTGCAGGGGAACAGACGCTTGTGTAATACGGCTCTTATAGAGGAGTCGGGTCTAAGTCTGGCGCAGAGGCTGATCCGCCACGTGGCTTATGAGGTTCTCCCCCGAGAGATCGACAGGAAGTGGTTCTATGACAACTACACGGGCTGTCCGCCACCCTGGTTCATGATCGCCATCACCATTGTGGAG GTGGCCATCTTTGTGTATTATGGGCTAGTTTTGGACAGATTTGTGTTGCAGGTCAACCACCCCCAGTACCTGAAGAACCCCCTCATGTACCACCCCCAGCTCCGCTCCCAGGCCTGGCGCTACCTCAGCTACATCTTCATGCATGCCGG GATAGAACATTTGGGGGTGAACGTGGCTCTGCAGTTGTTGGTAGGGGTCCCCCTGGAGATGGTACACGGCACTCTGAGGATTGGATTTCTGTACTTTGCTGGTGTCCTGGCCG ggtctctGGCGGTGTCTCTGGCTGACATGACGGCTCCCGTGGTTGGATCTTCCGGTGGAGTGTACGCCATCATATCCGCTCATCTGGCCAATATTGTGATG AACTGGTCCGGGATGAAGTGTCAGTTGAAGTTTCTCCGGATGTCCTTCGCCTTAATATGCA TGAGTCTTGAGTTTGGCAGAGCCGTGTGGCTGAGATTCTACCCGTCGGCTTATCCTCCATGCCCACACCCCAGTTTTGTGGCCCACCTCGGCGGGGTTCTGGTGGGCATTACGCTGGGAGTGGTCGTTCTCAGGAACTTTGAGCAGAGACTCCAGGACCAGTCCCTCTGGTGGATCTTCCTCAGCAGCTACATCATGTTTGTGGCATTTGCGGTATTATGGAACGTCTTCGCCTTCTCCATGTCGGGGCTGAGATTACCGCCGCTGCCTTAG
- the LOC120919331 gene encoding extensin-like: MAGRLRRLSTAPFNVRAHLRLQCQRGAESLGKAWPSRVQLFLDCPRNPPSYTPKSPVLHPRNPPSYIAGTTQIPNCNTSPPKSPVLHPKIPCPTPRNPPSYTPKSPVLQHWDHPNPKLQYQPPEIPRPTPRNPPSYTPKSPSYTPKSPVLQHWDHPNPKLQYQPPEIPRPTPRNPSSYTPKSPVLHPEIPRPTPRNLSSYTPKSPVLHLRNPPSYTPKSPVLHPEISRPTAPKSPVLQPRNPPSYSTGTTQIPNCNTNPPKSPILQHRDHPNPKLQYQRGPESLGKAWPSRVQLFPDCPRNPPSYTPKSPVLQHWDHPNPKLQYQPPEIPRPTPRNPSSYTPKSPVLHPEIPRPTPRNLSSYTPKSPVLHLRNPPSYTPKSPVLHPEISRPTAPKSPVLQPRNPPSYSTGTTQIPNCNTNPPKSPILQHRDHPNPKLQYQRGPESLGKAWPSRVQLFPDCPRNPPSYTPKSPVLQHWDHPNPKLQYQPPEIPRPTPRNPSSYTPKSPVLHPEIPRPTPRNLSSYTPKSPVLHLRNPPSYTPKSPVLHPEISRPTAPKSPVLQPRNPPSYSPEIPHPTAPGPPKSQTAIPTPRNPPSYSTGTTQIPNCNTRADSESLGKAWPSRVQLFPDCLRNPPSYTPEIPRPTPPKSPVLQPRNPPSYSPEIPRPTPPKSPVLQPRNPLSYTPKSPILQHRDHPNPKLQYQPPEIPRPTAPGPPKSRTAIPTPRNPPSYSTGTTQIPNCNTRADSESLGKAWPSRVQLFPDCILLSPKSPVLQRRDHPNPKLQYQPPEIPHPTAPGPPKSRTAIPEPTPRAWERHGRPVYSSSLTVYFCPRNPPSYSTGTTQIPNFNISPPKSPILQRRDHPNPELQYQSRLREPGKGMAVPCTALP; this comes from the coding sequence ATGGCAGGGAGGCTGCGCCGCCTTTCAACTGCTCCATTCAACGTGAGGGCCCACCTGAGATTGCAATGCCAGAGGGGCGCCGAGAGCCTGGGAAAGGCATGGCCGTCCCGTGTACAGCTCTTCCTTGACTGTCCCCGAAATCCCCCGTCCTACACCCCGAAATCCCCCGTCCTACACCCCCGAAATCCCCCGTCCTACATCGCCGGGACCACCCAAATCCCAAACTGCAATACCAGCCCTCCGAAATCCCCCGTCCTACACCCCAAAATCCCCTGTCCTACACCCCGAAATCCCCCGTCCTACACCCCGAAATCCCCCGTCCTACAGCACTGGGACCACCCAAATCCCAAACTGCAATACCAGCCCCCCGAAATCCCCCGTCCTACACCCCGAAATCCCCCGTCCTACACCCCGAAATCCCCGTCCTACACCCCAAAATCCCCCGTCCTACAGCACTGGGACCACCCAAATCCCAAACTGCAATACCAGCCCCCCGAAATCCCCCGTCCTACACCCCGAAATCCCTCGTCCTACACCCCGAAATCCCCCGTCCTACACCCCGAAATCCCCCGTCCTACACCCCGAAATCTCTCGTCCTACACCCCGAAATCCCCCGTCCTACACCTCCGAAATCCCCCGTCCTACACCCCGAAATCCCCCGTCCTACACCCCGAAATCTCCCGTCCTACAGCACCGAAATCCCCCGTCCTACAGCCCCGAAATCCCCCATCCTACAGCACCGGGACCACCCAAATCCCAAACTGCAATACCAACCCCCCGAAATCCCCCATCCTACAGCACCGGGACCACCCAAATCCCAAACTGCAATACCAGAGGGGCCCCGAGAGCCTGGGAAAGGCATGGCCGTCCCGTGTACAGCTCTTCCCTGACTGTCCCCGAAATCCCCCGTCCTACACCCCAAAATCCCCCGTCCTACAGCACTGGGACCACCCAAATCCCAAACTGCAATACCAGCCCCCCGAAATCCCCCGTCCTACACCCCGAAATCCCTCGTCCTACACCCCGAAATCCCCCGTCCTACACCCCGAAATCCCCCGTCCTACACCCCGAAATCTCTCGTCCTACACCCCGAAATCCCCCGTCCTACACCTCCGAAATCCCCCGTCCTACACCCCGAAATCCCCCGTCCTACACCCCGAAATCTCCCGTCCTACAGCACCGAAATCCCCCGTCCTACAGCCCCGAAATCCCCCATCCTACAGCACCGGGACCACCCAAATCCCAAACTGCAATACCAACCCCCCGAAATCCCCCATCCTACAGCACCGGGACCACCCAAATCCCAAACTGCAATACCAGAGGGGCCCCGAGAGCCTGGGAAAGGCATGGCCGTCCCGTGTACAGCTCTTCCCTGACTGTCCCCGAAATCCCCCGTCCTACACCCCAAAATCCCCCGTCCTACAGCACTGGGACCACCCAAATCCCAAACTGCAATACCAGCCCCCCGAAATCCCCCGTCCTACACCCCGAAATCCCTCGTCCTACACCCCGAAATCCCCCGTCCTACACCCCGAAATCCCCCGTCCTACACCCCGAAATCTCTCGTCCTACACCCCGAAATCCCCCGTCCTACACCTCCGAAATCCCCCGTCCTACACCCCGAAATCCCCCGTCCTACACCCCGAAATCTCCCGTCCTACAGCACCGAAATCCCCCGTCCTACAGCCCCGAAATCCCCCGTCCTACAGCCCCGAAATCCCCCATCCTACAGCACCGGGACCACCCAAATCCCAAACTGCAATACCAACCCCCCGAAATCCCCCATCCTACAGCACCGGGACCACCCAAATCCCGAACTGCAATACCAGAGCCGACTCCGAGAGCCTGGGAAAGGCATGGCCGTCCCGTGTACAGCTCTTCCCTGACTGTCTCCGAAATCCCCCGTCCTACACCCCCGAAATCCCCCGTCCTACACCCCCGAAATCCCCCGTCCTACAGCCCCGAAATCCCCCGTCCTACAGCCCCGAAATCCCCCGTCCTACACCCCCGAAATCCCCCGTCCTACAGCCCCGAAATCCCCTGTCCTACACCCCGAAATCCCCCATCCTACAGCACCGGGACCACCCAAATCCCAAACTGCAATACCAACCCCCCGAAATCCCCCGTCCTACAGCACCGGGACCACCCAAATCCCGAACTGCAATACCAACCCCCCGAAATCCCCCGTCCTACAGCACCGGGACCACCCAAATCCCGAACTGCAATACCAGAGCCGACTCCGAGAGCCTGGGAAAGGCATGGCCGTCCCGTGTACAGCTCTTCCCTGACTGTATACTTCTGTCCCCGAAATCCCCCGTCCTACAGCGCCGGGACCACCCAAATCCCAAACTGCAATACCAACCCCCCGAAATCCCCCATCCTACAGCACCGGGACCACCCAAATCCCGAACTGCAATACCAGAGCCGACTCCGAGAGCCTGGGAAAGGCATGGCCGTCCCGTGTACAGCTCTTCCCTGACTGTATACTTCTGTCCCCGAAATCCCCCGTCCTACAGCACCGGGACCACCCAAATCCCAAACTTTAATATCAGCCCCCCAAAATCCCCCATCCTACAGCGCCGGGACCACCCAAATCCCGAACTGCAATACCAGAGCCGACTCCGAGAGCCTGGGAAAGGCATGGCCGTCCCGTGTACAGCTCTTCCCTGA